The sequence CGAAATTGCAAAGAAGCAGGTCTGCATGATTGTATTTATACGGCTTCCCATTCCTGTTTGAGCGGCTACGGAATAACCGTCGATTACATAAAAGTTGAGTTTCTTGTCGATAATCTGCTGCTGAACTTTTTTGGGCAATTTATCCCATGTTTCTTCTTTGCTGTAAGGCGAATTAAGCAGGAACGTACCGCCTTCTTTAATATTGCCCAAGACATCGAATTTTTCGAGCAGATTAAACTGGTGACAGCCTACAAAACTTGCAGTCTGTATTAAATAAGTGGAATGAATCGGTTTCTTTCCGAAACGAAGATGCGATACCGTTGTGGAACCCGACTTTTTAGAATCGTAAACAAAATAACCCTGAGCGTAATTGTCGGTTTCTTCGCCGATAATCTTAATAGAGTTTTTATTGGCTCCAACCGTACCGTCGGCGCCCAGTCCGTAGAAGAGGCATCTTGTAACATCTTCGCCTTCAATAACAAATGAAGGATCATAATCGAGGTTTGTAAACGTAACGTCGTCGATAATTCCGACTGTAAAATGATTTTTCGGATTTTCTTCTTTCAGATTATCAAAGACAGCTTTGACCATGGCGGGAGTAAATTCTTTCGACGATAATCCGTATCTGCCGCCTACTATCTTCGGCATTTTTTCAAACGGAGGATTGTCGGAATTCATTGCATCGCTGATTACCGATACAACGTCGAGATAGAGAGGTTCGCCGAAAGCGCCCGGTTCTTTTGTACGGTCGAGTACCGCGATTTTTTCCACCGTTTTCGGAAGCGCAGCGAGAAAATGTTTTGCAGAGAAAGGACGATAGAGACGTACTTTGAGAATTCCGACTTTTTCTTCCATTCTCTGAGTCATATACTCGACAGTTTCTTCGGCGGTCTCTGCGCCGGATCCCATTAAAATAACAACGCGTTTTGCATCCGGAGCTCCGTAGTAATCGAAGAGATTATATTGTCTGCCTGTCAATTTTGCAAATCTGTTCATCGCATCCTGAACGATATCGGGGCATGCGTTATAGAATTTATTTACCGCTTCTCTGCCCTGGAAATAGACGTCGGGATTCTGAGCGGTTCCTCTGATAAACGGATTGTCCGGATTGAGCGCGCGTTTTTTAAAGGCTTTCACATAATCGTCGTTAATCATAGCGCGGATATCGTCGTCGCTCAATTTTTCAATTTTCATTACTTCGTGCGAAGTTCTGAAACCGTCGAAGAAATGGACAAAAGGAATGCGCGATTCCAAAGAAGCTGCATGAGCAATTAAAGCGGTATCCATAACTTCCTGAACGGAATTCGACGCTATCAAACCGAAACCGGTTTGACGAGTCGCCATAACATCCGAATGGTCGCCGAAAATCGAAAGCGCCGAGGCAGCAATGGAGCGGGCGCTAACATGGAAAACCGCCGGGGTCAATTCGCCAGCGATTTTGTACATATTCGGGATCATCAAGAGAAGACCCTGAGACGCTGTAAATGTGGTAGTAAGAGCGCCGGCTTGCAAAGAACCGTGAACGGCTCCCGCTGCTCCTCCTTCGCTCTGCATTTCTGTTACGTTCGGAACCGAACCCCAGATATTTTTCACTTTTGCCGCAGCCCATGCATCCGACAATTCTCCCATCGGGGACGACGGCGTTATCGGATAAATAGCAATTACTTCGCTCAGACGGTAAGCCACGTGCGCTGCGGCTTCATTCCCGTCAATTGTTATTTTTTCCCTATTCATCAATCCACCTTTATTTTGATTGTTCAAAATTTATTTCTTCTTCTTTATTTATGATTTTTTACGAGTGTGTCTAATAATTTAATACATCAAATTCCCTGCCACATTAATTTCTTATTTTTTACTTTTTTTCATTAAAAATCGGTCTCAATATCCTATTGTTTGGGAAATTAACTCTTATTTGTAAGAAATTTTTCCGAATCTAAACGGTAATAATAGAAATATTTTTCGAATAAATAAAGACACGAATGTCTAAATAATCTGGTTTTCTGCCGTTTATTATGTCACCCCTTGGGGGGCTTTTGCTCTGTTTGTTGCGTATTCTACAAATATTACACCCCTCCGGGGTTTTTATTTTCTGCTTGACACCTGTGCTATAATAATATCACTCCTTCGGAGTTATATTCAAAAACCGAGACACGGAATGATTTTGTAAACAATGGATAAACGCCGGAGGCGTGACATTATTATAACAAAATCGTCGACATTAAAACCCACCCCCGCAGGGGTGACATGATTATTTGACGCCATATCGAAAACCCGAGTGTAGTAGATCTAAGTATTTGATTTAAATTAAGATTTATTTATTTTACGTAGAAATTCAAGCGAGGGATTATGCCGACAGCCGAAACAAAACTATTCAACAGAGCGTTTGCTCTTAACAAATCGTCTTTTTTTATTATCGACTCGGAGTTTATTATAACCGATTGTCCCGCTTCGGTTAAAGATATACTAGGCTTCGATCATAGAAAATTGATCGGAAAAAAATTTCTCGATTTATTCGACGCCGAATTGCATAAGACGGTTAAAACAAAAATCAATAAATTAAACAATACCAAGAATACCGTTGAACTTAAATGCGAGCTAAATACGGCTAAAAAGAAAAAAATAGCGGCCGTCTGCGCCGTTACTCTTTTGTCGTCAGCAAAGAAAAATAAAAAGTATTTGTTTGCATTCAGGGATGAAACTTCTCATATAAACAAGTTGGAGCGGTACGAGCGGGAACACAATTTTTTCAAGGTATTGATGGACAATATGCCCGATACAATTTATTTCAAGGATAAAGATTCGCGATTTACGATGATAAATGAAGCCCAGTCAAAATTGCTGGGATTAAAAAATCCTAATGAAGCGATTGGCAAAACCGATTTCGACTTCTTCACAAAAGAACACGCCGAGGCTGCATACGCCGACGAACAGGAAATTATACGGAGCGGAAAACCGTTAATTTATAAAGTGGAAAAGGTAAGACGCGGTTCGGACAATCAGTTTATTTGGGTATCGGCGACCAAAGTTCCCGTCTTCGACAAGAAAGGGAATGTCAAAGGGATAGTAGGAATTTCGAGAGACATCACTCAGTTTAAAGAGGCGGAAGACCAACTTAAATCCCTTACCGAAGAATTGAAAGAATTGAATGAAACCAAAGACAAACTCTTTTCAATTATTGCTCACGACCTGAGGAATCCGTTTATCTCTTTACTCGGTATTTCAAATATAATTTTAGAAGAATATAACGATTTAAGCGAAGACGAGAAACTGGAATATTTGGCGGAAATCGAAAACTCCGCCAAATCCGCTTACGACTTGCTCGAAAATCTGCTCTATTGGTCGCGAGCCCAAACGAACAACATTTCTTACACACCTCAGAAATTCAATCTCTCCGACGTCATTTCGAGAAACATTCGATTACTGAGTATTGCCGCATCGTCTAAAAAAATCAATTTGATTAACAATACGGGCGAAAACCTGTGGGCATACGGCGATCCCGACCTGGTCGATATAATAATCCGGAATCTGATTTCGAACGCCGTTAAATTTACTCCCGAAAGCGGCAAAGTAGAAGTGATTTCGGAAAGCGTCAACAACGAAATAAAAATTACAGTTGCGGATTCCGGCGTCGGAATGAGTCAGGACAAAATCAATAATCTTCTCAATAATAACAAAGTGGAATCCTCATTAGGCACTAACAAAGAAAAAGGCACGGGACTCGGATTGATTCTTTGCAAAGATTTTATCGAAATGAATAACGGAAATATGGAAATTGAAAGCGAGCCCAATAAAGGCACTCGGATTTCGTTTACGATAAAACAGGGATTAGGGGGTTCTTAGTTTTGGGGTTTTGAGGTTTTGATGTTCTTGGTAATTTGCAATATAGATAATAGACAAATCAATGGCGAAAAGACTGTTTTGTGGTTTTATCTTTGTAATCCCGCATTATACAGTGAAAGCAAACTCTTCAATATTGCTTAACCGCGAAGCGCGCAAAGAGCGCCAAGGCATTGCAGTATATTGTCATACTGACCCCGACGCAGGCGGGGGAAGTATCTCAATCACTAATCATTTGTAAATATTATTCAAATGTTATACGCAGATTATTCGTCGGTCATCCTTTAGTGAATTCGTGCATTCGTGGTTTTGGGGTGCTTGGGTTTGGGAGTTTTGAGGTTTTGACGTTCTTGATAATTTGCAATTTTGACGATAAACAAAATCGAGGGCGATGATGGCATTATATTCCCCTCTTTATAAAATTCACAACAAATGCCTAAAACACGCAATCGACATAGTAATTTCTTTGCTTGTAATAATATTTATCCTGCCGTTTTTCTATCTGTTTATTTTTATTTACAATATCATCTTCGACCGCGGGCCTGTAATTTATAAACAATTGAGATACGGATATAAACGAATACCTTTTTACATTTATAAATTCCGCACAATGAAATATCCGCCGAAGGAATATGATATAAACGGCAAACTGATACAAACTGATAATTCAGATGAAAGGCTAACGGCTCTCGGAAGATTTTTACGCAATCGATTTCTCGATGAGCTGCCTCAATTCGTCAATGTACTCAAAGGAGAAATGAGTATTGTAGGTCCCCGTCCGCACGAAATAAATCACGACAATGAATATTCGGGTTCAATCGAAAATTACCGGTTGAGATATACGGCGCTCCCGGGAATTACGGGACTCGCTCAAGTCAACGGTTTGCACGGCGCTGTGAAAGGACACGGCAAAATGGCGGAGCGTCTCGAACTCGATCTGTATTATATCGAAAACTGGTCGCTGCATTTAGATATAAAAATTATGATTAAGACTGGCAGGATGATGATGGGGGTTAGGGGTTAGGGAGTTTTGAGGTTCGTAGTTTTGGGGTTCAAGTTCTTGGTTTTGGAGTTCTTGGTTTTGGGGTTTTGATGTTCTTGGCAATTTGAAAATCTTGCAATCTTGGTAATTTGCAATCTTGTAATCTTGCTAACTTGCAATTTTGGTAATTTGCAATCTTGTAATCTTGGTAATTTGGCAATAGACAAAATCGAAACCGACTGTTATGCATCGTCTTTGCAACTCTTCAGTATGCGGAAGAAGCGAACTCTCAAATTTATCAACCGCTAGGGGCGCGAAGAACGCTAAGGCATTGTAGAATAGTGTCATACTGAGTCCCGCTTTAGCGGGGGAAGTATCTCTTAGTCAATTAAGCAAAGCAAAAAGTCATCAGCAGATTCTTCGTCAATCCGTTTATGCCGGGATTCCTCAAAGTGAGGGGTTAGGGATTAGGGAACAGGGATTAGGGATCTGTCATACTGATCAGTCAGAGTCTGATGAATCAGTCAGTGTCTGATGAATCAGTCAGTGTCTGATAAAGTATTTTCAATTCGATTAAAAACATGTGAATTCCTTTCCCGCAGGCGCCGTCGGATATGCTAAGAAAACATTTGCCCGGAAGTATCCGGTTCAATATGACTAAAGTCATACTTACTTTTCATAATAAAAACCCCCTTAATATTCGGGGGTATTATATAATTCGAGTCATTTGTTTTTTTGTCTTCTCGTAAAACTCACATAACGATAAAGTACTTTTATTCAAATAATTTTTTAACTATATCTTTTTTATCTATTCTATGAACTTTAGACAAATCGCTCAAAATATTATTAAGAGTTCCTATTTTTTATAGAATTATGATTTGGAATTGTTATATGATGCAGCCTACCTCCTAAATCAACTGTTAATCTTATATGACTTCCCTTTTGACGCTTTATATTATATCCAAATTTCTCCGCTGAGATATCTCGTGGAATTTTCATGCGGATAACAATTCTTCTTTTATATAATGGAGCCTTATAATTAACGGCTTTTCTTCTTCATCGAAATGGCAATTGACCGCTTCAACAATATTTTTCTTTAGTTCTTCCATTGTTTCAGCTTCTGTAAAAATAGAGTAATCCAATGCTTTCGCTTCATATCCTCCGTCCAGCGAATCTTCAACAACAAAAATAATTTCATTTTTCATTTTGCAGCTCGTTTGTTAATTATTACTCTAAAAATATATAAAACTTAATATCCGAGACAATGACTGAAATAATATGACCGTCTGGCAAGTCTGGCTATCGGTAGTAAGTCTATGTCTTTGCGAGGAATGAGCTGGTATGCGAATGACGAAGCAAACTCCCAGGGCGTAATTCTGAGCCATCCATAGATTGGCATAGATGCTCATACCGATCATTTAAATTTTAAAAAAGCAGATTTTTCGTCGTCCTGTCTGCGTCGGGATTCATCAAAGTGAGGGATTAGGGGTTAGGGATCAGGGATTAGTGACTGTCATATGATCCGCCAACGGCGGGGGAAGTATCTCAGAAAAAATTTTCACGTTAATAAAACACACCGTCAGATTCTTCGTCAATCCTTCTAGGTCGGACTTCCTCAGAAAAAGACACAATACTGCATTTCTTGTACTTAATATATGCGCGCTATCAATCAAAGCGCGAAGCTAAAAGAAATGCCGCCGCTGAAATCTTTGAAGTTCATCATTCCGGCGAGAAGATGGATATGTTTGAAGAAGTGGATGCGGAGGGCGCCGTTGAATCGTTCGGCGTCGTTTTCCACAATAAATTCTACAAAATCATACGGCTTATACGAAATCCCGCCGAACAGACCGATGAATTGATAATCGGCGGCTTTGATAATATCTTTACCGTATCCCAAAACCGCTGAAACCTGTCCTAAACTTGTTCGAATTTGTTTGGCAACTACTATAAATGTCGAGTTAAAATGATTGGCGCTTTGAACCGAACTGTAGGGATTATTGAATCCCACAGACAGCGCAGGCAAATATTTATCTTCCTCAATTAATTGTATTTTTATATTAAACATTCGATCTACCGTATGGCTATTCCCCTGATAATTCAACTGACGAGTCGCTCGTACGCCAAGTTCGACAAATGGCAAATAATTAATCGAAACAAATATATTTAGCAAATCACGCTTACCTTGGGAATAATCCGTGTATTTACGATCTATAAAATTCACTCCCGAAGTAACCTTTGCATCTTCACCGATATAAGGCACGGGAATCGAAAGCAAACCGTTCATGCCTGTCAGGGATTGCGAGAGTACGGGAAAGTTAAATAAGCATAACGCCAACGGGAATATAAATTTTTTCACTTTAAGCTGAACGCGCTTTTTTAATTAATATATTATAGGCAATAACGCAAAAATACTTAATATCCGTCCAAATCGGGTGTCTGTCGTAAGAGTCAAGGTATTTTTTCTCGGATTCCATAATTTCTTCGAGTGTTTTCGGCAAGTCGTAATAATACGGAGGGAATAATCCGGGTTTATATTTAATCCTGCGATTGCGCAATTCTTCTTTATACAAATAAAAATACTGCAAACTAATAGGTCTTACGCCAACAATTTTTAATTCTCCCCTTAAGAAATTAATTAACATCGGTAGTTCGTCTAGCCAGAGTTTGCGAAGCACTTTCCCCCAACTCGTTATTCTAAGGTCATTCTTAAATTTACCGCCTTCCTGTAGATTAGCCTTTTCGTAAATAAATCTCTGCAAATATTCAGAATACGGATACATTGTTCTGAACTTATAAACTTTTATAATATTTCCGTCTTTGCCTACTCGCTTCAATTTAATCAAAGGTCCGTAAGAAGGCGATTCGTCCGAAAGGGGGTTTTTAATTTTTTTGGCGACAAAGTAGACGTTTGTACCGATAGATTTCAAGTTAATTACTTCAAAGCCGCAGTAATAGAGTCTTCCCAGCGTTTCGGACAACGAAATTACCCTTCTCTTTCCCTTTGTCAATGAGAAATAAATTTGTTTAAATACGGAGATTTTGGGTATGACCCGGTTAAAAACAAAATCCAGGAAGTAGAAAGCAAGCGCCATGTAGTAAGGATATTTTTCCATAAACTTTTTACGCCGCAGATTTATCGGCTCGACGCAACCGACAAATACGCCGCCGTCGATTAGTTTCTTATTTACCTGAATCAAATAATTATTTATTCTGCGCATATCATTAATTTCGTGCAGATTCATATAGAGTTCGATCGTATCCTCAGGCAACACTTCCACATTGTAAGTATCCGAGGAGCGATGCACTACGGATTTTCTGAAATCAACTCTGAATAGATCGATAGCATCGTTAACAAATTCGAGCACTGCAGGAAATTTCTTTAAAAAAATATTAGCCAATTCGTCATAGAAATAAGGATTGTATGGATTTTCTTCCGGCGCATACTTCCCTTCGCTTCGTTCAACATATTTCAATAGCGGTTCGTCATAAATTTCAGAAGCGCGCATTAATTTGTAATTAATAATGTCTTCTCCGGGTTTTTTAAATATAATGAAAAGAAACGTATTAACTATTATCGAAGAGATACCGAAAACATAACCGATACTGTATGATTCGGAAGTAATATTAATAACCGGCTCAAGAAATAAGAATAATGTCGTCACAAATACTATTAAAATTAAGTTGGATTTAATATGCGTCCAAATAAATCTCCAGAAGTTACTATAACTGCCCCATCGATTGAATCCGTGAATCAATAAACCGGTAATAAACCAGAGCGAAATAAATATTGTAATTGCCAGCAAGTCGCTTTTTCCGAGACTGCCGTTTCCGCGTATTAAATGAGCATACGAAATAATTGCGCCAATCAGCAGAATGTCTGCAATTAACAGCATAGGCGAAAAATTTACGGCTATATTTTGTTTCTTTTCCTTGAAAAGAAAATCGAAAACGAGCAGAAATAATTTGAGAGAAAAAACAAGGGCTATTGTTCCGATTAAAATTATCCTGATTTCCGGAACTGAAATATTTGTAAGATTCACAAGGAGAGTTACGGTGACTAAA comes from Melioribacter roseus P3M-2 and encodes:
- a CDS encoding sugar transferase encodes the protein MMALYSPLYKIHNKCLKHAIDIVISLLVIIFILPFFYLFIFIYNIIFDRGPVIYKQLRYGYKRIPFYIYKFRTMKYPPKEYDINGKLIQTDNSDERLTALGRFLRNRFLDELPQFVNVLKGEMSIVGPRPHEINHDNEYSGSIENYRLRYTALPGITGLAQVNGLHGAVKGHGKMAERLELDLYYIENWSLHLDIKIMIKTGRMMMGVRG
- a CDS encoding type II toxin-antitoxin system HicA family toxin; translated protein: MKIPRDISAEKFGYNIKRQKGSHIRLTVDLGGRLHHITIPNHNSIKNRNS
- a CDS encoding sugar transferase; its protein translation is MTSKLKPFAGDPLVILILLASVLISSLLTRQYSTANNKKFYEYAKQLLLTTSVILVTVTLLVNLTNISVPEIRIILIGTIALVFSLKLFLLVFDFLFKEKKQNIAVNFSPMLLIADILLIGAIISYAHLIRGNGSLGKSDLLAITIFISLWFITGLLIHGFNRWGSYSNFWRFIWTHIKSNLILIVFVTTLFLFLEPVINITSESYSIGYVFGISSIIVNTFLFIIFKKPGEDIINYKLMRASEIYDEPLLKYVERSEGKYAPEENPYNPYFYDELANIFLKKFPAVLEFVNDAIDLFRVDFRKSVVHRSSDTYNVEVLPEDTIELYMNLHEINDMRRINNYLIQVNKKLIDGGVFVGCVEPINLRRKKFMEKYPYYMALAFYFLDFVFNRVIPKISVFKQIYFSLTKGKRRVISLSETLGRLYYCGFEVINLKSIGTNVYFVAKKIKNPLSDESPSYGPLIKLKRVGKDGNIIKVYKFRTMYPYSEYLQRFIYEKANLQEGGKFKNDLRITSWGKVLRKLWLDELPMLINFLRGELKIVGVRPISLQYFYLYKEELRNRRIKYKPGLFPPYYYDLPKTLEEIMESEKKYLDSYDRHPIWTDIKYFCVIAYNILIKKARSA
- a CDS encoding sensor histidine kinase, encoding MPTAETKLFNRAFALNKSSFFIIDSEFIITDCPASVKDILGFDHRKLIGKKFLDLFDAELHKTVKTKINKLNNTKNTVELKCELNTAKKKKIAAVCAVTLLSSAKKNKKYLFAFRDETSHINKLERYEREHNFFKVLMDNMPDTIYFKDKDSRFTMINEAQSKLLGLKNPNEAIGKTDFDFFTKEHAEAAYADEQEIIRSGKPLIYKVEKVRRGSDNQFIWVSATKVPVFDKKGNVKGIVGISRDITQFKEAEDQLKSLTEELKELNETKDKLFSIIAHDLRNPFISLLGISNIILEEYNDLSEDEKLEYLAEIENSAKSAYDLLENLLYWSRAQTNNISYTPQKFNLSDVISRNIRLLSIAASSKKINLINNTGENLWAYGDPDLVDIIIRNLISNAVKFTPESGKVEVISESVNNEIKITVADSGVGMSQDKINNLLNNNKVESSLGTNKEKGTGLGLILCKDFIEMNNGNMEIESEPNKGTRISFTIKQGLGGS
- a CDS encoding YjbH domain-containing protein, whose amino-acid sequence is MKKFIFPLALCLFNFPVLSQSLTGMNGLLSIPVPYIGEDAKVTSGVNFIDRKYTDYSQGKRDLLNIFVSINYLPFVELGVRATRQLNYQGNSHTVDRMFNIKIQLIEEDKYLPALSVGFNNPYSSVQSANHFNSTFIVVAKQIRTSLGQVSAVLGYGKDIIKAADYQFIGLFGGISYKPYDFVEFIVENDAERFNGALRIHFFKHIHLLAGMMNFKDFSGGISFSFAL
- a CDS encoding 2-oxoisovalerate dehydrogenase E1 subunit beta, whose protein sequence is MKNEIIFVVEDSLDGGYEAKALDYSIFTEAETMEELKKNIVEAVNCHFDEEEKPLIIRLHYIKEELLSA